The following are from one region of the Equus przewalskii isolate Varuska chromosome 21, EquPr2, whole genome shotgun sequence genome:
- the MRGBP gene encoding MRG/MORF4L-binding protein produces the protein MGEAEVGGGGAAGDKGPGEAATSPAEETVVWSPEVEVCLFHAMLGHKPVGVNRHFHMICIRDKFSQNIGRQVPSKVIWDHLSTMYDMQALHESEILPFPNPERNFVLPEEIIQEVREGKVIIEEEMKEEMKEDVDPHNGADDVFSSSGSLGKATEKPSKDKDKNSSDLGSKEGADKRKRSRVTDKVLTANSNPSSPSSAKRRRT, from the exons ATGGGGGAGGCTGAggtgggcggcggcggcgcggcgggcgACAAGGGGCCGGGCGAGGCGGCCACCAGCCCGGCCGAGGAGACGGTGGTGTGGAGCCCCGAGGTGGAGGTGTGCCTCTTCCACGCCATGCTGGGCCACAAGCCCGTCG GTGTGAACCGGCACTTCCACATGATTTGTATCCGGGACAAGTTCAGCCAGAACATTGGTCGTCAGGTCCCATCCAAGGTCATTTGGGACCACCTGAGCACCATGTATGACATGCAGGCCCTG CATGAGTCTGAGATTCTTCCATTCCCGAATCCAGAGAGGAACTTCGTCCTTCCGGAAGAGATCATTCAAGAAGTCCGAGAAG GAAAAGTGATCAttgaagaggaaatgaaagaggagatgaagGAAGACGTGGACCCCCACAACGGGGCCGACGATG TTTTTTCATCTTCAGGAAGCTTGGGGAAAGCCACAGAAAAACCCAgcaaagacaaagacaagaaCTCCTCAGACTTGGGGTCCAAAGAAGGGGCGGACAAGCGGAAGCGCAGCCGTGTCACCGACAAAGTCCTGACCGCCAACAGCaacccctccagccccagctccgcCAAGCGGCGCCGAACATAG